Part of the Parambassis ranga chromosome 16, fParRan2.1, whole genome shotgun sequence genome, ggggggaggggaggctCCAATAGCTGTTTTAGGGTTTTTCAGCATAATTTCTGGTCAGATTATTACTGATATTAGTGGAAGTAATATAGTGTGGTCAACTCGGACTGAACATGCACATTTATGAGttagaaggaagaaagaaagctgCACAGATCATGCCAGATCACTTCTGACCTCTGTTAAACGACCAGAACATGAGCGTCACAGGCAGGCTGTTTTTCGTTTTTGAAGAAGCAATGAGGGCCACAACAAAACCTTAATTCACAGTAATCCTCCTGCACACAACAGGAACTGTGCACACTTGCTGAAATGACGACGGGAGTGAGCAGTGAAGATTCTCTGCCCCTCTTAAACATAATCAAGCTGATATGAAACGTAACACCGTAAAGTGCCATAATTGATGAGGTTACTCTTCACCATACACTGCTAGGTGACTGTGACCCCCTCCCCGTGCTGACGGCTCCCTCCATGCCATGTTAACAGCTGGACAGCACGCATAAGGTGCCCCCTTTTGCTTCCCTCTACTCCCTTTGGACATGTGCAATACTCACTGGAGAGTTAATATGAAACACTTGGTTTCCAGCTTAACCAATAACAACATGAGCTTATAATGAAGAAAGATGTGAACTCTGCTCTTTAAGCTCCCTCTCGCTTACATAAAAGGCAGTTATGAGCGAAtgcaaacatagcacatacaagACAGCATGAGGTGTTCACCTTTGTGATAAAATTTAAAACCACCTCTCATCTAAAATTACACGGCCAATGTATTCAGTCTGGGATCAACGTAGAgaacttaaaaaaatatgtttagaATCTGTTTAACACTGGGCTCGATGAACTGACAACTTGAGTGGATTTCACGGTGGAAAGCGATGACTGTACGATCAAACGCTATGTACAGTACAAGTGTGCCACTTTTGAGACTTCTTTGAATGATTGTCATTATTAGTCAGGACTTACTCTGTGCCCTCATTCTCAAATATTCTATAGCCAATCAGGACCCTAACCAATAGCACTGCAGCCACACATAAAATTAGCTAATGCAAATAAAATGAACTTAAAAAGGGATAAAATTCAACTGCTGATTATAATTCAGAAAATTCACATAACATGTACAtactctcctcctcatctcttaAATATCCAACCACAGTCTCTTTATTATAGCAGGTCATGTGTGGCCCACTCTGGACTTAAAACAGCGTATATCAAGTCCTCAAAACATCCAACAGCTTTTTTAAGCAAGCTGCAGCTGGATTTGCTTTTTTTGGAAATGGGTAACATTACAGATAAATAGCAATTATGAGTGTgttatgtgggtgtgtgtctttttccccctctatTTTAAAGATTTGGAGCCAGAAGAaaggtgagagggagaggagcagaggaaagaaaaggaaaatggGAAAGACAAAACGGAAAATATGACAGACGGATGGATGCTCAGGTGCTGTTGCTGATGGATCCAGGTGCTGAGCTGGGCTGGGCGGTACTGTCTGACACGCTGccctctgcaggaggagagaggaagcacAAATGTTACTAACAAACATCGAGTTTCCAATAATACAATGAATGCTAAGCAAGAGTGCTGTTATACGTACCATGTGAAGCAGGTGATGTCTGTGCGCGAGCGTGAGGAGGAATGAGTGTGGAGTTCAACTGGGGCTGGATAGACAGCTCTGAGAAAACATAATAGATAAACAAATGTCAGCTTACACATTATATTCTACAGGCATACACTGATTTTGAGGATAAGTGTAAATGCAGGAAACGGATCAAcaattaagacaaaaaaaaaggtctgagAAGTCAACTTACCAACGGGACTGAAGTTGAAGAGGAGCGGCAGTTCTCGTCCACTGGGCAGGCGGGTGTTGGGCTGACGCAGCTCATCGAAGAAAGCGTGCGCACATGCCTCCAGGGGAGACAGTCTGGTCACTGGTGTGTATTCCAGCAGCCGAGAGCAGAGGGCAATGGCCTCCGGTGGGGTACGAGGCTTAAACACCTGATGGGACACAGACGGAAAAAGAAAGTTAAGTTTGTATGTGAACAAAAGGAGTCCATCCCAACAGCCAATTGGGTTCATGGGGCTGAGGATTCATTCTTGATGGGCAGCATTCGCCATAAGCAGTGACAACAGGAAGAAATCTTCGACAGTCCTTAATAATGTGTGGTTTTGGCGAAAATATCTCCATCGCTTAAAATAGTGCTTTATTGTTTTCTAAATGGTTAATTGAAGAATGAGCCAAAGTTTCAACTCATCTAATGGTAAAGGAAGTCCTGTAAAAATCCTAGCAGTATGAACGTACCTTTGTCCAAGGGTGTGCTTTGATCTGTGGGAATTTGAACTCTGTGTAGTTCGGGTTCATCTCCCGGATCTGCTCCCTTGTTGGTGTCCCCAAAACCTGGCAGACAGGAAAGAAGAGTTATCTATTAATCCAATGTTTGTTAGTATACATGTGTTATGAGCTGTACCAAAACAACTCTCAGTTTCACATAGCCTGTAACCCCCTGTTTTTACAGCATCATTACTGTACCTTGATGATCTCTACTAGCTGGTCCACACCACTGTCCCCAGGGAAGATGGGCTGGCCCAGCAGCAACTCGGCCAACACGCAGCCAGCTGACCAGATGTCAATGTTGGACGTGTAGTCGGTGGCGCCGAATATGAGCTCTGGGGCACGATAGTACCGTGAGCAAATATAGGACACATTTGGCTCCCCTCGAACTAGCTGCTTTGCACTAGAAGTTTTCAGAAAAGGAAGACGATGCAGATAAACAGGCAGTTCGGGAGGAGATTGTTTTCAAAGAACCACAGCATGTAGGACAAATCAAGAATGAGGAAAAGACAACTACACATGCAGGCAGACCACAAGACAGGCACAGCGAGGCACAGTCACCACAGTGGAGAAGAATGAAAATGACAGACAGATATTTCCTCAGGCACTGTATGTTACCGACCTGCCAAAGTCACAGAGTTTGAGGATGGCCGTCTCTGGGTCTACCAGGAGATTTTGAGGCTTGATGTCTCTGTGACACACGCCCTGGGAATGGATATAAGCCAGACTGCGGAACAGCTGGTACATGTACACCTGAGGGGGGACAAAGAGGATTGGCATAATGCCCAACAGCGTTTAACAACTTAGatggaaccacacacacacattccaaacAGAAGAGCAAAAGagcaactgtggacacagatgaCGTCACATCATGACTCATGGGCATGTGTGCCAGTTAAGGTGCCCTCTTAGGTTACTTTTATGTATTAAAGTCTTTTTAAATAATCGCACAGAAAGCATGATCACACTGGCAAAGGACTGAAATGAAAACCACTGAGAACAATATCTACTCAAATGATCATATCTGTTAGTGAGTCAGCACATTATAATTAAATGAATTAAAGAGAACCTGCAGTGGAAAAGGggcagaaaataaacagaccgatcaaaaaaaatgtgattaatgCTTGAAAGTTAATTAGGGACAGTGTTTGCTGCTGTCTGAagttgaaaagaaaaagatcAGCAATCTGTTGCTTACGTATTTAACTGTCACCACTATACAATTTTTAATTTATAGATGTGTATTGCCATTCTGCAATTAGATAtgaaatattaatttatttatttatgatatcCATTGATTTTAAGGCTTTACACACAAAtctgagctgtttttttaaatatctaaaGGTCTACAaagctgatctgatctgataaataaataattagtAGTAGTTAGTCTCATGTCATCACTGATGTCTGCACCCATGTAATGTGAGCGTAAGCTTTTCAATATGACAAATGATGCATACCGtcatcatcactatcatcaTAATTACCAAAATGAATCAGTGACAGCAAGCTGGCCAGATCACTAAATGATCATAGACAA contains:
- the gsk3ab gene encoding glycogen synthase kinase 3 alpha b; this encodes MSSSGRPRTSSFAEPPGAPGSAAAGAGSAVAGGSSTGKTGASQASGSSSGSFGNLKLPRDSGKVTTVVATPGQGPDRPQEVSYTDIKVIGNGSFGVVYQARLIDSQEMVAIKKVLQDKRFKNRELQIMRKLDHCNIVRLRYFFYSSGEKKDEVYLNLVLDYVPETVYRVARHFNKAKTTIPIIYVKVYMYQLFRSLAYIHSQGVCHRDIKPQNLLVDPETAILKLCDFGSAKQLVRGEPNVSYICSRYYRAPELIFGATDYTSNIDIWSAGCVLAELLLGQPIFPGDSGVDQLVEIIKVLGTPTREQIREMNPNYTEFKFPQIKAHPWTKVFKPRTPPEAIALCSRLLEYTPVTRLSPLEACAHAFFDELRQPNTRLPSGRELPLLFNFSPVELSIQPQLNSTLIPPHARAQTSPASHEGSVSDSTAQPSSAPGSISNST